The Vanacampus margaritifer isolate UIUO_Vmar chromosome 20, RoL_Vmar_1.0, whole genome shotgun sequence genome contains the following window.
tatagtcttttgactaagatgaattaaagttttagtcataatttagtcatctgattgtattatAATTTGAATCCATCTTTAGTCTACCAAAAAGGGCAATTTTAGTCTACTAAATTGACAGTTTAGTCgatattttccttcagcatacatttgaacttttatacagaaaattacaacacacctatttgtaacttTAGTTTAACACACAAGACTTTTAATATAATGGTatctttattaattgtttcaatgaaacatgttgaactgacaataatataacttttttcacctaaataaagtgcataattgcttgagattaattttacagccgcacaatgaatggaaacatgtttgaacattaaagtgcagtgaacactAAACAGTTTCTGAGTGATTGTGGCCGGATCCACAATTTACTGGTCAAACTTTGATTTGGTCGTCCCATTTCATTGAGATCAATTTCCATTTGTATTAATTCATTCTAAGACCTCATAAAGTCATACTCTACAGCAGGCTtgcccaatcctggtcctcgagggccggagcccAGCAggtttttagatgtttccgtacTTTTTATaatcagttcatcagcaagctcttcagaagcctgataacgttcctgatctttagaatcaggtaCGTTGGAGGATGCAACTTTCTAAAATCTGTTGGACTCTGACTTTCGAGGACTAGGATTGGGCAAGCCTGCTCTACAGgcaatgttttacattttagcAATTACAGTCATATAGTACAAGCAGATGTTAAAACTGTGTAATATGATTAAATATAATGTGATTAAATATGCATACACTCTCTCAAATAAGGAGGGGGAAAGCTAGTTTACTAACATAGAGAACATGTACGCGCATCACATTCTTTGAAATGAAATAGCAAATAGTTGCACAAGAGAGAGCGGTTTGTTTCCTGAGCAACTGATGAATCGGGTGGTGGAATTGATGGATGTATAGACTTACAAAGTTGAAAGTGCATGTGCAGTATTAATTCAGAGGCATAGTCACAGTTGGGCAACCAATCCAATAATTTACTAATCTCCAAGTTGATAAAGAGGATTTTACCCTCAGAGATGAATGAAATATTATAAttaaactagtgctgtcaaagttaaagcgttaactaattaattaatcacaaaaaatattgcattaatcatgtattaatgcagattaatcactattaattttgacagcggatggttacgttaaatgtagcacaggttgtgcttgagtaataaacataactacatgcatttaaataaaGCACTTGATAAATGTTTGcctatgacattcagaatagttgttcatgtcaaactattggggtatttttttccccatttttaaattatgcaaataattaactgattagaaaacaAGGAGAATGAGCATGTgcaatcaaaaaatgttgaacattaacgttaaaattaaatgtaaaaaaaaacaacacataagtgctctttaaatttggtgggcaaaaagtgttgataaaaaaaaaaatttaattgagcaattaatcgtgattaatcaaaattctaagatgtgattaatctgatttaaaaaattgattgTTTGACAGCTCGAAATGAAACATTCATTTAAGCTGTACATTGTTTCTGTTTGGCACCTGTCAATGAAATGACTCATCCTTCAATAACAGTGGTTGTTGTACTCCATCCAGGTATTTTGGGATACCATGTCGAATGGTTTATAAATCCCTTGTTTTACAAATAAGGAAGTGGGAAACCATGGCTGGCTGCAGGCAGGGTGGACAGCGGTGCTTGTACAAggtttgtatttgtaattgaGATAAAGCAGTTCACAAAAGTACATCCACAAGATTGTATTAATTTTGTAATACAAGGAAAATGCATTGGATATTGTTCtcaaacagtgggggaaaaaaacaataactttcAGAATCTTAACTCTGTATAGTTGGGTAGATTCGATCACCTAGTTATTCAGATGGTATTAAGACACAGCAAATGTCCACCACTTTTACTTTTTGTAAAGATCATACTTATGTCATTACTTTAGTAATCCTTATGTATGTATAGCAGTGTAAACTTTGTGATTGGTTCTTAATCATACTTGTGCTATTGTGCTTGTGCCTTCCAGTTACAGTCTGCCTCAATCCACTTTATAGCCGCCAAACACGTCTCTCCTGTTAAGAGATATACGGATGTCATTAATTTCCGCCTAGTTCCCTATTATTTCTACACCTTCTGTCATGTTTCGGTAAGTTTCCACTCACCTAGAAACAATTTAACAATGTTTGAAACTAGAGCTGAActattttaggaaaaaaatgaattgcaattTTTAGGACAAATAGTgcaatttcaatttaatttgcgATTTTCTTCACATTCAGCTTTTTATTCACAATGTACAGTAACGTTTTCCAAacatgactgaaaatgacataccatcaaaatattaaaagctATTACTCAAATAATGCAAGAACACAAAAGAGGTTGTGTAAGAGGTAGTCCTTTAAAATGGTTCAAGTTAAGGCAAGACCTACAGTACTACTTGGCGCCATGTTCAAATATGCAATTATGTGTAATAGTCTATGtaaccaaaaaatgttttacattttatactAATGTACATGttctttgtaaataaatgtaatattatgtgAAAATAATGATCTTCCCCATACTCCGATATTTTTGTTCTAGACTTAACTGCTTCAAATAGAGACTGAGGGCTTTGTGATATAGCATGAAATTCATATCATGGTATTAACTCTTTTGGTCTTTTTACTG
Protein-coding sequences here:
- the LOC144040101 gene encoding uncharacterized protein LOC144040101, with translation MVYKSLVLQIRKWETMAGCRQGGQRCLYKLQSASIHFIAAKHVSPVKRYTDVINFRLVPYYFYTFCHVSAMSISETWYVIKDHGTNYCNLYNLIEGSSLTEARSYKEITSDFLCTQRSTANCTVF